The following coding sequences lie in one Rutidosis leptorrhynchoides isolate AG116_Rl617_1_P2 chromosome 6, CSIRO_AGI_Rlap_v1, whole genome shotgun sequence genomic window:
- the LOC139856192 gene encoding autophagy-related protein 8C-like, producing the protein MAKSSFKLEQPLERRQAESARIREKYPDRIPVIVEKADRTDIPDIDKKKYLVPADLTVGQFVYVVRKRIKLSAEKAIFIFVKNILPPTAAMMSAIYEENKDEDGFLYMTYSGENTFGLL; encoded by the exons ATGGCTAAAAGCTCCTTCAAATTGGAACAACCTTTAG AGAGGAGACAAGCTGAGTCTGCTCGTATCAGGGAGAAGTATCCTGACCGAATTCCG GTTATTGTGGAGAAGGCTGATAGAACCGACATACCTGACATTGACAAGAAGAA ATATTTGGTACCTGCTGATCTGACCGTTGGACAGTTTGTGTATGTTGTGAGAAAGAGAATTAAGCTGAGTGCCGAAAAGGCCATCTTTATCTTTGTCAAGAACATTTTACCACCTACTG CTGCCATGATGTCTGCTATCTATGAAGAAAACAAAGATGAAGATGGTTTTCTTTACATGACTTACAGTGGAGAGAACACATTTGGATTGCTTTGA